The following coding sequences lie in one Musa acuminata AAA Group cultivar baxijiao chromosome BXJ1-8, Cavendish_Baxijiao_AAA, whole genome shotgun sequence genomic window:
- the LOC135587143 gene encoding polygalacturonase At1g48100-like, with protein MAIGHLSLSMSITVAVLLLGLPNSDGRSHYHKHKNSHKDHGGNQISVPPETAPAEPPGSSNDGSDNSSSEPCVFDVRSFGALGDGSSDDTQAFRAAWKAACAAESSVLLVPSDGVFMITSTIFLGPCKPGFVLQIDGVLMPPDGPDCWPASDSKKQWLVFYRVDGMTLKGEGTIEGNGEEWWNLPCKPHRGPKGSTLPGPCDSPALIRFFMSYNLTVRGLRVENSPQFHVKFDGCEGVHIEDLSIRSPALSPNTDGIHIENTKSVAIYNSVISNGDDCISIGPGCSNVDIANVTCGPSHGISIGSLGVHNSQACVSNITVRNAWIKNSDNGVRIKTWQGGTGSVSGISFDNIYMENVRNCIIIDQYYCLTKQCLNQTSAVWVTDVAYANIKGTYDVRSPPIHFACSDAVACTNITLSDVELLPYEGVLVDDPFCWNAYGIMQTLTIPPMSCLQEGQPQSLQENPVLGC; from the exons ATGGCAATTGGTCATCTATCATTGTCCATGTCGATCACAGTCGCAGTTCTTCTTCTAGGCCTTCCGAACTCTGATGGAAGGTCACATTACCACAAGCACAAGAACAGTCACAAGGACCATGGGGGGAACCAGATCTCTGTGCCACCAGAGACCGCCCCTGCCGAACCACCAGGCAGTAGCAACGACGGCAGCGATAATTCGAGCTCAGAACCATGTGTCTTCGACGTGAGATCGTTCGGAGCACTTGGGGACGGATCCAGCGACGACACCCAAGCCTTCCGGGCTGCATGGAAGGCCGCGTGTGCGGCGGAGTCTAGTGTGCTCCTCGTGCCATCGGATGGTGTGTTCATGATCACCTCCACCATTTTCTTGGGCCCATGCAAGCCTGGCTTCGTTCTCCAA ATTGATGGAGTGCTGATGCCCCCAGACGGACCCGACTGCTGGCCGGCATCGGACAGCAAGAAGCAGTGGCTAGTCTTCTATAGAGTCGATGGCATGACTCTGAAGGGAGAAGGCACCATCGAAGGGAACGGCGAGGAATGGTGGAATCTCCCCTGCAAACCTCACCGA GGACCCAAAGGAAGCACATTGCCCGGACCTTGCGACAGCCCTGCG TTAATCCGGTTCTTCATGAGCTACAATCTGACCGTGAGAGGCCTGCGCGTCGAGAACAGCCCTCAGTTCCATGTCAAGTTCGACGGCTGCGAAGGGGTACACATCGAGGACCTCTCCATCAGGTCCCCTGCTCTGAGTCCCAACACCGACGGCATCCATATCGAGAACACCAAGTCCGTCGCCATCTACAATTCCGTGATAAGCAATG GCGACGACTGCATCTCCATCGGTCCGGGCTGTTCCAACGTCGACATAGCCAATGTTACTTGCGGGCCAAGCCATGGCATCAG CATCGGGAGCCTCGGCGTGCACAATTCCCAGGCATGCGTGTCGAACATTACGGTGAGGAACGCTTGGATTAAGAACTCGGACAATGGGGTGCGGATCAAGACATGGCAGGGGGGGACGGGATCGGTGTCCGGCATCAGCTTCGACAACATCTACATGGAGAACGTGAGGAACTGCATCATCATCGACCAGTACTACTGCCTGACGAAGCAGTGCCTGAACCAGACGTCCGCGGTGTGGGTGACCGACGTCGCCTACGCCAACATCAAGGGGACGTACGACGTGCGGAGCCCGCCGATACACTTCGCCTGCAGCGACGCCGTCGCCTGCACCAACATCACCTTGTCCGACGTGGAGCTCCTGCCCTACGAGGGGGTGCTGGTGGACGACCCATTCTGCTGGAACGCGTACGGGATCATGCAAACGCTCACCATTCCTCCCATGTCCTGCTTGCAGGAGGGGCAGCCACAGTCGCTGCAGGAGAACCCGGTCTTGGGTTGCTGA
- the LOC135582100 gene encoding uncharacterized protein LOC135582100 — MPSIQTALPPELADNVIRLYRECLRRAKYIGHQQHNTKLVVGMVRQQFRKHMHETDPEKIQKLKDDAARGLINHMLYEAEKMTGHKFAGSK, encoded by the exons ATGCCGTCGATTCAGACTGCACTGCCTCCCGAGCTTGCTGACAACGTGATCAGG TTGTATCGAGAATGCCTGCGGAGGGCGAAATATATTGGCCATCAG CAACACAACACTAAGCTTGTTGTTGGAATGGTGAGGCAGCAATTTAGGAAACACATGCACGAAACTGATCCTGAAAAAATACAGAAGCTGAAGGATGA CGCTGCTAGGGGCCTCATCAATCACATGCTCTATGAGGCAGAAAAGATGACAGGTCATAAGTTCGCTGGTTCCAAATGA
- the LOC135587144 gene encoding GDSL esterase/lipase LIP-4-like, whose protein sequence is MGGAAGRPPLTGLLPLTLLLLLPALPMETAHETRLRRRPVIFNFGDSNSDTGGLAAGLGLLLAQQEGRAFFHRPSGRLCDGRLVIDFLCESLHSSYLSPYMESLGSDFRNGANFAVIGSCTRPPNVPFSLAVQVQQFLRFKLRSLELVAQGAKGLTDAEGFQNALYAIDIGQNDLAAAFSANLTYAKVIRKIPSVIHEIKKAIKNLYDNGGKNFWVHNTGPLGCLPQKLALPRKNDSRLDPYGCLIPFNNAAKEFNAQLSALCDELNSKLKNATIVYTDIYSIKYDLIANFTKYGFETALMACCGYGGPPYNFNQTMECGSFGSQVCPLGSKYISWDGVHYTEAANAIVASKILTTKYSKPNLAFDYFCTA, encoded by the exons ATGGGCGGTGCCGCGGGTCGACCTCCTCTTACCGGCCTTTTGCCGCTAacactgttgctgctgctgccggcATTGCCGATGGAGACTGCCCACGAAACGCGCCTGCGCAGGCGCCCCGTAATCTTCAACTTCGGCGACTCCAACTCCGACACTGGGGGCCTCGCCGCCGGCCTCGGCTTACTCCTCGCGCAGCAGGAGGGTCGCGCCTTCTTCCACCGCCCCTCCGGCCGCCTCTGCGACGGTCGCCTCGTCATCGATTTCCTGT GCGAGAGCTTGCACTCCAGCTATCTGAGCCCGTACATGGAATCGCTGGGGTCGGACTTCAGGAACGGAGCCAACTTTGCGGTGATCGGCTCCTGTACGCGGCCACCCAATGTGCCCTTCTCCTTGGCCGTCCAAGTGCAGCAGTTCCTCCGTTTCAAGTTGCGATCTTTGGAGCTCGTCGCTCAAG GTGCAAAGGGCCTCACTGATGCAGAGGGATTCCAGAATGCGTTGTATGCTATCGACATAGGGCAGAACGATCTGGCAGCAGCCTTCTCTGCAAATTTAACCTACGCTAAGGTTATCCGCAAAATTCCATCCGTCATCCATGAGATAAAGAAAGCTATCAAG AATTTGTATGATAATGGAGGAAAAAACTTTTGGGTACACAACACTGGCCCCTTAGGATGTTTACCTCAAAAGCTTGCTCTGCCACGCAAAAATGACAGCCGTCTTGATCCATATGGATGTCTGATTCCCTTCAACAATGCTGCCAAGGAATTCAATGCCCAATTGAGTGCACTTTGTGATGAACTGAATTCAAAGTTGAAGAATGCCACCATTGTTTATACCGATATCTATTCTATCAAATATGACCTCATTGCTAATTTCACCAAATACG GGTTTGAGACTGCATTGATGGCATGTTGCGGCTATGGTGGACCTCCATACAACTTCAATCAGACAATGGAGTGTGGTTCTTTCGGCTCCCAAGTTTGCCCTCTTGGTTCCAAGTATATTAGTTGGGATGGAGTTCATTACACAGAGGCTGCCAATGCCATAGTGGCTTCCAAAATACTCACAACGAAGTATTCAAAACCCAATCTTGCCTTTGATTACTTCTGCACTGCTTGA
- the LOC135587145 gene encoding chloroplast stem-loop binding protein of 41 kDa b, chloroplastic-like: MARLVAMQPRQASPWASSSSPLLPSSLSEFSGAALSISLQKRRRTWQPKGALQVTASGAKKILIMGGTRFIGVFLSRLLVKEGHQVTLFTRGKAPITQQLPGESDQDYEDFKSKILHLKGDRKDFEFVKTSLAAKGFDVIYDINGREAVEVEPILDALPKLEQFIYCSSAGVYLKSDLLPHFETDAVDPKSRHKGKLETESLLDSRGVNWTSIRPVYIYGPLNYNPVEEWFFHRLKAGRPIPVPNSGVQITQLGHVKDLARAFVTVLGNSKASKQVYNISGSKYVTFDGLARACAKGAGFPEPEIVHYNPKEFDFGKKKAFPFRDQHFFASIEKAQRELGWAPEFGLVEGLADSYNLDFGRGTFRKPADFTTDDMILGKSLVLQS; the protein is encoded by the exons ATGGCTAGGCTGGTGGCGATGCAACCAAGGCAGGCCTCTCCTTGGGCCTCCTCATCCTCCCCGCTCCTCCCCTCGTCTCTGTCTGAGTTCAGCGGGGCGGCCCTCAGTATCTCACTCCAA AAGAGGAGGAGAACATGGCAGCCAAAGGGTGCTTTGCAGGTCACTGCATCAGGTGCCAAGAAGATCCTCATCATGGGAGGCACCAGATTCATTGGTGTGTTCTTGTCCAGACTCCTTGTAAAAGAGGGCCACCAG GTGACGTTGTTTACTCGGGGGAAGGCACCCATCACCCAGCAGCTGCCTGGTGAGTCTGATCAGGACTATGAGGATTTCAAATCCAAG ATCTTGCATCTGAAAGGGGACAGAAAGGACTTTGAATTCGTGAAGACGAGCCTTGCAGCTAAGGGCTTTGATGTCATTTATGACATTAATG GTCGTGAAGCTGTCGAGGTTGAGCCTATATTGGATGCACTGCCAAAACTAGAGCA GTTCATATATTGCTCATCTGCTGGAGTTTATCTTAAATCTGATTTGTTGCCACATTTTGAG ACTGATGCAGTTGACCCAAAGAGCAGGCACAAAGGGAAGCTTGAAACAGAGAGTTTGCTGGATTCCAGGGGTGTAAACTGGACTTCCATACGGCCAGTCTACATATATGGACCCTTGAATTACAACCCCGTGGAAGAATGGTTCTTCCATCGTTTGAAGGCTGGAAGGCCAATTCCAGTCCCCAATTCTGGGGTTCAAATCACCCAGCTTGGACATGTTAAG GATCTGGCACGGGCATTTGTCACGGTTCTCGGCAATTcaaaagcaagcaagcaagtctaCAACATCTCAGGATCTAAATATGTAACCTTTGATGGGTTAGCAAGGGCATGTGCTAAG GGTGCTGGGTTTCCCGAGCCAGAGATTGTTCACTATAACCCCAAGGAATTTGATTTTGGAAAAAAGAAAGCTTTTCCATTTCGCGATCAG CATTTCTTTGCATCAATTGAGAAGGCACAAAGAGAACTCGGGTGGGCACCGGAGTTTGGCTTGGTAGAGGGTCTTGCAGATTCATACAACCTGGACTTTGGTCGAGGGACTTTTCGGAAACCTGCGGACTTCACCACCGACGACATGATTCTTGGCAAGTCACTCGTCCTGCAAAGCTGA